In one Paracoccus everestensis genomic region, the following are encoded:
- a CDS encoding YcjX family GTP-binding protein, whose product MGIGSTVMAGIGLGDPVIRLGVTGLSRAGKTVFITSLVANLMDRGRMHALRAAADGSLKAAWLQPQPDDTIPRFDVERHLAALTGPASHWPEGTRHVSQLRLSLRLDARGLLGGLTGPRTLHLDIVDYPGEWLLDLRLMERDFSEWSAEVLDRMTGRPGAADYHAALAGIDTDRFDEPTAQSLAQAYTAHLHAAREAGWSDCTPGRFLIPGEMEGSPALTFAPLPASFAEGRLHKEFRRRFDAYKSRVVKPFFREHFARIDRQVVLVDVLGAIHQGPRAVEDMRRAMADILTAFRPGRAGWLAQLLGTRRVERILFAATKADHLHHVQHNRLTAILSAMLREARDRADFSGARTEAMSIAALRATTEDVIRQDGQELPAVRGRLMDGRQAAFYPGELPADPAALLHPARDGADRWLDGDYAIMNFAPAPMTARPGDGPPHIRLDRAADFLIGDRL is encoded by the coding sequence ATGGGTATCGGCAGCACAGTGATGGCGGGCATCGGCCTGGGCGATCCGGTGATCCGGCTGGGCGTGACAGGCCTGTCGCGGGCGGGCAAGACGGTGTTCATCACATCCCTGGTCGCGAACCTGATGGACCGGGGGCGGATGCACGCCCTGCGGGCCGCGGCCGATGGCAGCCTCAAGGCGGCCTGGCTGCAACCCCAGCCTGACGACACCATTCCCCGATTCGACGTGGAACGCCACTTGGCCGCCCTGACCGGCCCCGCTTCGCACTGGCCCGAGGGGACGCGCCATGTCAGCCAGTTGCGCTTGTCGCTGCGCCTGGACGCCAGAGGGCTGCTGGGGGGGCTGACCGGCCCGCGCACCCTGCACCTGGATATCGTGGATTATCCGGGCGAGTGGCTGCTGGACCTGCGCCTGATGGAACGGGATTTCTCCGAATGGTCGGCCGAGGTCCTGGACCGCATGACGGGACGCCCCGGTGCCGCCGATTACCACGCTGCGCTGGCTGGCATCGATACAGACCGCTTCGATGAACCGACGGCGCAGTCTTTGGCCCAGGCCTATACCGCCCATCTGCACGCCGCGCGCGAGGCGGGCTGGTCCGACTGCACGCCCGGCCGCTTCCTGATCCCCGGGGAAATGGAGGGGTCGCCCGCCCTGACCTTTGCCCCCCTGCCCGCGTCCTTTGCCGAGGGGCGCTTGCACAAGGAATTCCGCCGCCGCTTCGATGCCTACAAGTCGCGGGTCGTAAAACCCTTTTTCCGTGAACATTTCGCCCGCATCGACCGGCAGGTGGTGCTGGTGGACGTGCTGGGCGCCATCCACCAGGGGCCAAGGGCCGTCGAGGATATGCGCCGCGCCATGGCCGACATCCTGACGGCCTTCCGGCCCGGGCGCGCGGGCTGGCTGGCGCAGCTTCTGGGCACCCGGCGCGTCGAACGCATCCTGTTCGCCGCCACCAAGGCCGACCACCTGCACCATGTCCAGCACAACCGCCTGACCGCGATCCTGTCGGCCATGCTGCGCGAAGCCCGCGACCGCGCCGATTTTTCCGGCGCAAGGACGGAAGCCATGTCCATCGCCGCCCTGCGCGCCACGACCGAGGATGTGATCCGGCAGGACGGACAGGAACTGCCCGCCGTTCGGGGCCGGCTGATGGATGGGCGGCAGGCGGCGTTCTATCCGGGCGAGTTGCCCGCCGATCCGGCGGCGCTGCTGCATCCCGCCCGCGACGGGGCGGACCGCTGGCTGGACGGCGATTACGCCATCATGAACTTTGCCCCCGCCCCCATGACCGCGCGTCCCGGCGACGGCCCGCCGCATATCCGGCTGGATCGCGCCGCGGACTTCCTGATCGGAGACAGGTTGTGA
- the hrpB gene encoding ATP-dependent helicase HrpB, with product MLDRLPIDDVLPALCQALRAHGRAVLVAPPGAGKTTRVPLALLDQVAGRIVMLEPRRLAARAAAERLAEQLGESVGGRVGYRMRGESVAGSRIEVVTEGILTRMIQSDPGLDGIGCVIFDEFHERSLNADLGLALVWEAKGALREDLAVLVMSATLDAEPVAALLDDAPVIRSEGRAFPVETRWLARPLPAGARLVDEAVRLIAGAEAETRGTGGTILAFLPGEGEIRRVMAQLGDGCEVLPLYGALKPAEQRAALAQPGSRRRIVLATAIAETSLTIPAVRVVVDAGRARRARFDPCSGMSRLVTERVSRAEADQRRGRAGRVAPGICYRMWAQAEEGALPAFAPPEIAVADLAGLALELAAWGAAPGDLAFLTPPPEGALAEARALLQGLEALDEAGRITDHGRAMARLPLHPRLGHMLLRAGEDAAEIAALLSNRDPLRGAPADLALRLAALRDPKGFAARHPYEANRGVIQQIRDEAARLRRVIASRDGGGLSAPHTPRGYFREEEQGGAVSLAYPDRIGLRRKGDEPRFVLSGGKGAVLDAGDPIAGQRLIVAVDLDGDQREARIRMAGRLDEGTMRALHGDRVETVEVCEWSRRDGRVLARVQERLGALVLSDRPWPDAPDDAVARAALEGLRLDGLPWTPAAARFRARIALLPDLGPVDDASLLADGGWLLPWLGRARTLADLRGLDLVEPLKARIGWDGQQRLDREVPAHFTTPLGRRVPIDYDHEQPSIEVRLQELFGLTRHPVVGNRPLRISLLSPGGKPVQVTTDLPGFWAASYADVRKDMRGRYPRHPWPEDPREADPTMRAKPRGT from the coding sequence ATGCTGGATCGGTTGCCTATCGACGATGTTTTGCCCGCGCTGTGCCAGGCGCTGCGTGCGCATGGCCGCGCCGTGCTGGTCGCCCCGCCGGGCGCGGGCAAGACGACGCGCGTGCCCTTGGCGTTGCTGGACCAGGTTGCGGGACGGATCGTCATGCTGGAGCCAAGGCGGCTGGCGGCGCGGGCCGCGGCGGAACGGCTGGCCGAGCAACTGGGAGAGTCCGTGGGCGGGCGCGTCGGATACCGGATGCGCGGCGAAAGCGTCGCGGGCAGCCGGATCGAGGTCGTGACCGAAGGCATTCTGACGCGGATGATCCAGTCCGATCCCGGCCTGGACGGCATCGGCTGCGTGATCTTCGACGAATTCCACGAACGCAGCCTGAACGCCGACCTGGGCCTGGCCCTTGTATGGGAGGCCAAGGGCGCGCTGCGCGAGGATCTGGCGGTGCTGGTGATGTCGGCCACGCTGGACGCGGAACCCGTGGCGGCGCTTCTGGACGATGCGCCGGTGATCCGGTCCGAAGGCCGCGCCTTTCCGGTCGAAACCCGCTGGCTGGCCCGCCCCTTGCCCGCAGGCGCGCGGCTGGTCGATGAGGCCGTGCGGCTGATCGCGGGGGCAGAGGCCGAGACGCGCGGCACCGGTGGCACGATCCTGGCCTTTCTGCCGGGCGAGGGCGAGATCCGGCGCGTGATGGCACAGCTTGGCGACGGGTGCGAGGTATTGCCGCTTTATGGTGCGCTGAAGCCTGCCGAACAGCGGGCAGCCTTGGCACAACCGGGATCGCGGCGACGGATCGTGCTGGCGACGGCGATTGCCGAAACCTCGCTGACCATCCCGGCGGTTCGCGTGGTGGTCGATGCGGGGCGCGCGCGGCGGGCGCGGTTCGATCCATGTTCGGGTATGTCGCGGCTGGTTACCGAACGCGTCAGCCGGGCCGAGGCCGATCAGCGCCGGGGCCGCGCTGGCCGCGTGGCCCCGGGCATCTGCTATCGGATGTGGGCGCAGGCCGAGGAAGGCGCGCTGCCCGCATTCGCCCCGCCCGAAATCGCCGTGGCCGATCTGGCGGGCCTTGCCCTGGAACTGGCCGCCTGGGGGGCCGCGCCGGGGGATCTCGCGTTTCTGACGCCCCCGCCCGAGGGCGCCCTGGCCGAGGCGCGGGCCTTGTTGCAAGGGCTCGAGGCCTTGGATGAGGCAGGCCGCATCACCGATCACGGCCGCGCCATGGCCCGGCTGCCGCTGCACCCGCGGCTGGGACATATGCTGCTGCGGGCGGGGGAGGATGCGGCGGAGATCGCCGCGCTGCTGTCGAACCGCGATCCCCTGCGCGGCGCGCCCGCCGATCTGGCGCTGCGGTTGGCGGCGTTGCGCGATCCCAAGGGCTTTGCGGCGCGCCATCCTTACGAGGCGAACCGGGGGGTGATCCAACAGATCCGCGACGAGGCTGCCCGGCTGCGGCGGGTTATTGCGTCCCGCGATGGTGGGGGGCTGTCTGCCCCCCACACCCCCCGAGGATATTTTCGTGAAGAAGAACAGGGAGGCGCCGTCTCATTGGCCTATCCCGACCGGATCGGGCTGCGGCGCAAGGGCGACGAGCCGCGCTTTGTCCTTTCGGGCGGCAAGGGGGCGGTGCTGGACGCGGGTGATCCGATCGCCGGGCAACGGCTGATCGTGGCCGTCGATCTGGATGGAGACCAGCGAGAGGCGCGGATCCGCATGGCCGGCCGCCTGGACGAGGGCACGATGCGCGCCCTGCATGGAGACAGGGTCGAGACCGTGGAAGTCTGCGAATGGTCGCGGCGCGACGGCCGGGTTCTGGCGCGGGTCCAGGAGCGGCTGGGGGCATTGGTCCTGTCCGATCGGCCTTGGCCGGATGCGCCGGACGATGCCGTGGCCCGGGCCGCGCTTGAAGGCCTGCGGCTGGACGGGCTGCCCTGGACGCCTGCCGCCGCCCGGTTCCGCGCGCGGATTGCGCTGCTGCCGGATCTGGGGCCGGTAGATGATGCCAGCCTGCTGGCCGATGGCGGCTGGCTGCTGCCCTGGTTGGGGCGCGCCCGCACGCTGGCCGACCTGCGCGGGCTGGATCTGGTCGAGCCGTTGAAGGCCCGGATCGGCTGGGACGGCCAGCAGCGGCTGGACCGAGAGGTTCCGGCGCATTTCACCACCCCTCTGGGCCGCCGGGTGCCCATCGACTATGACCATGAACAGCCGTCCATCGAGGTCAGGTTGCAGGAACTTTTCGGCCTGACGCGCCATCCGGTCGTGGGCAACCGTCCCCTGCGGATCAGCCTGCTGTCGCCGGGCGGCAAGCCCGTGCAGGTCACCACCGACCTGCCGGGCTTCTGGGCCGCGTCCTATGCCGATGTCCGAAAGGACATGCGCGGCCGCTATCCCCGCCACCCCTGGCCCGAGGATCCGCGCGAGGCCGATCCCACCATGCGGGCCAAGCCGCGCGGCACCTAA
- a CDS encoding DUF2794 domain-containing protein: protein MNAGPPFPADPDRVVFDRAELSLILSVYGRFVAAGEWRDYAMSFLRDAAVFSVFRRAAEHPLYRIEKRPRLRTAQGAYAVIGMDGRILKRGHDLAQVLRVLDKALIRAVD from the coding sequence ATGAATGCCGGCCCGCCGTTTCCCGCCGATCCTGACCGCGTCGTCTTTGACCGGGCGGAGCTGTCGCTGATCCTCTCGGTCTATGGCCGCTTTGTCGCAGCGGGCGAATGGCGCGACTATGCCATGTCCTTCCTGCGCGACGCGGCAGTCTTCAGCGTCTTCCGCCGCGCCGCCGAACATCCCCTGTACCGCATCGAGAAACGCCCCCGGCTGCGCACGGCCCAGGGTGCCTATGCCGTAATCGGCATGGACGGGCGCATCCTGAAACGCGGCCATGACCTGGCCCAGGTTTTGCGGGTGCTGGACAAGGCCCTGATCCGCGCCGTCGATTAG
- a CDS encoding I78 family peptidase inhibitor, whose amino-acid sequence MNARTLALGLTAATLLAACEPMPAEPLPPVEAPDDCRASAYQGLVGQPVTVLAAMTFPIGTRQIGPDDAVTSDFRPDRLNIEYGRANRIERVSCY is encoded by the coding sequence ATGAACGCCAGAACCCTTGCCCTTGGACTGACGGCAGCCACCCTGCTGGCCGCTTGCGAGCCGATGCCCGCCGAACCCCTGCCGCCGGTTGAGGCGCCGGACGATTGCCGCGCCTCGGCCTATCAGGGGCTGGTGGGCCAGCCGGTTACGGTGCTTGCCGCCATGACCTTTCCCATCGGCACGCGCCAGATCGGACCCGACGATGCGGTGACATCCGACTTCCGCCCCGACCGGCTGAACATCGAATACGGCCGCGCGAACCGGATCGAGAGGGTCAGCTGTTATTGA
- a CDS encoding TetR/AcrR family transcriptional regulator: MTISQSVSPGRKFDQVVRGAAAIFLRDGFAGASVDDIARAARVSKATLYSYFPDKSRMFQEAMRAETMRLDGSFALDIPADLDPGQAIPVIMARIAEWLADPAHAGLCRVHLAEAPRFAGLSARFHAKVARILQDAVRPHLDRWVAAGQLCLDDTGIAARQVIALSGAGLMDRLLLGRGNIPADAGIQAAADLFLRAALPPATARPAPRHGRPMMQS; this comes from the coding sequence ATGACCATATCGCAATCGGTTAGTCCGGGTCGCAAATTCGACCAGGTGGTTCGCGGGGCCGCCGCGATTTTCCTGCGCGACGGTTTTGCCGGGGCTAGCGTCGATGACATCGCCCGCGCCGCCCGGGTATCCAAGGCGACGCTCTACAGTTATTTCCCCGACAAGTCTCGTATGTTCCAGGAAGCGATGCGGGCGGAAACGATGCGCCTGGACGGCAGCTTCGCGCTGGACATCCCTGCCGATCTGGATCCCGGGCAAGCCATCCCGGTGATCATGGCCCGGATCGCCGAATGGCTGGCCGATCCGGCCCATGCCGGCCTGTGCCGGGTCCATCTGGCCGAGGCGCCGCGCTTTGCCGGCCTGTCCGCCCGCTTTCACGCCAAGGTGGCCCGGATCCTGCAAGACGCCGTCCGGCCGCATCTGGACCGCTGGGTTGCCGCTGGACAGTTGTGCCTGGATGACACCGGCATCGCGGCCCGGCAGGTGATCGCCCTGTCCGGCGCGGGCCTGATGGATCGCCTGCTGCTGGGCCGGGGAAACATTCCCGCGGATGCCGGCATCCAGGCGGCCGCCGACCTGTTCCTGCGCGCCGCCCTGCCCCCCGCAACGGCGCGGCCCGCGCCCCGGCACGGCCGGCCGATGATGCAATCGTGA
- a CDS encoding Glu/Leu/Phe/Val family dehydrogenase, whose amino-acid sequence MTIPHTSFRASVERMFTHAAGLMDLQPGLEEKIRVCNSTYTVRFGVRLRGQIHTFTGYRSVHSEHMEPVKGGIRYSLDVNQDEVEALAALMTYKCALVEVPFGGSKGGLCIDPRAWNEDELERITRRFTYELSRRNLISPSQNVPAPDMGTGEREMAWMADAYKRLHPDDINAKACVTGKPRHAGGIDGRVEATGRGVQYALREFFRHDDVMKRAGLEGGLAGKRVIVQGLGNVGYHAAQFLSAEDNALITCVIERDGAIRNPQGINIDALRGHIRATWGIKGFVGGDYRENGLGALEDECDILIPAAVESVIHAGNAERINCKLIIEAANGPVTADADEILKRKGIVIIPDMYANAGGVTVSYFEWVKNLSQISLGRLERRHEEARSRMLVEELERISADTGTNFKLAAGFKDSFLHGADELDLVRSGLDDTMREAFKKMKEVWMSNPKVDDMRTAGYVVAIRRISNVYGSLGL is encoded by the coding sequence ATGACGATCCCCCACACATCCTTCCGCGCATCGGTCGAGCGGATGTTCACCCATGCCGCCGGCCTGATGGACTTGCAGCCGGGCCTGGAAGAAAAGATCCGCGTCTGCAATTCGACCTATACCGTTCGATTCGGCGTCCGGCTGCGCGGGCAGATCCATACCTTCACCGGCTATCGCTCGGTCCATTCCGAACATATGGAGCCGGTCAAGGGCGGCATCCGCTATTCGCTGGACGTGAACCAGGACGAGGTCGAGGCCCTGGCCGCGCTGATGACCTATAAATGCGCCTTGGTCGAGGTGCCGTTCGGCGGATCCAAGGGCGGATTGTGCATCGACCCGCGCGCCTGGAACGAGGATGAGCTGGAACGCATCACCCGCCGCTTCACCTATGAACTGTCGCGCAGGAACCTGATCTCCCCATCCCAGAACGTGCCCGCGCCCGACATGGGCACCGGGGAACGCGAGATGGCCTGGATGGCCGATGCCTATAAAAGGCTGCATCCCGACGACATCAACGCCAAGGCCTGCGTCACCGGCAAGCCGCGCCATGCAGGCGGCATCGACGGCCGGGTCGAGGCCACGGGCCGCGGCGTGCAATACGCGCTGCGCGAGTTCTTTCGCCATGACGACGTGATGAAAAGGGCCGGCTTGGAGGGCGGGCTTGCGGGCAAGCGGGTGATCGTGCAGGGCCTGGGCAATGTGGGCTATCACGCGGCCCAGTTCCTGTCGGCCGAGGACAATGCCCTGATCACCTGCGTGATCGAACGCGACGGCGCGATCCGCAACCCCCAGGGCATCAACATCGACGCGCTGCGCGGCCATATCCGCGCAACCTGGGGCATCAAGGGCTTTGTCGGCGGCGATTATCGGGAAAACGGCCTGGGCGCGTTGGAGGATGAGTGCGACATCCTGATCCCGGCGGCGGTGGAAAGCGTGATCCATGCCGGGAACGCCGAAAGGATCAATTGCAAGCTGATCATCGAGGCCGCGAACGGTCCCGTCACGGCCGACGCCGACGAGATCCTCAAGCGCAAGGGCATCGTGATCATCCCAGACATGTATGCCAACGCGGGCGGCGTCACGGTCAGCTATTTCGAATGGGTCAAGAACCTGTCGCAGATCAGCCTGGGCCGCCTGGAACGCAGGCACGAGGAAGCCCGGTCCCGGATGCTGGTCGAGGAACTGGAACGGATCTCGGCGGACACGGGCACGAACTTCAAGCTGGCGGCGGGGTTCAAGGATTCGTTCCTGCACGGCGCGGACGAACTGGATCTGGTGCGGTCGGGGCTGGACGACACGATGCGCGAGGCCTTCAAGAAGATGAAGGAGGTGTGGATGTCGAACCCTAAGGTCGATGACATGCGCACTGCGGGCTATGTCGTGGCGATCCGGCGGATCTCGAACGTCTACGGATCGCTGGGGTTGTGA